The following proteins are encoded in a genomic region of Thermococcus pacificus:
- a CDS encoding TAXI family TRAP transporter solute-binding subunit — protein MKLKAIGLMLVLAFAIVAAGCIQSEGGGTATQTQEITIYTGGTSGVYFPLGSKYAEILNKNGVKAKAVTSGASVSNAKAIGDGTAQAAILQNDVAYYAYNGLYMFEGSKIPNIRGVAALYPETIQFVVRADSDIKTLQDFKGKKVAIGAAGSGTAVAAEQVLKAAGVWDSIEKVNQKFSEAAQSLKLGQVDVAVIVSGAPTPAVNQIAVQTPVRVIPIPDDVLSKLKDQGYIFYVRQVLPKDTYNGMEEDTPTIAVKAMLAVSADLPDDTVYQMTKILFDNLDELHQVHAKTKYISLDTALDGMSIPLHPGAIKYYEEKGISVPAELKP, from the coding sequence ATGAAGTTGAAGGCAATTGGTTTGATGTTGGTGCTCGCCTTTGCAATTGTGGCGGCGGGCTGCATCCAGTCCGAAGGCGGTGGAACGGCCACCCAGACCCAGGAAATAACCATCTACACCGGGGGTACAAGCGGTGTCTACTTCCCGCTCGGTTCTAAGTACGCCGAAATACTCAACAAGAACGGCGTTAAGGCCAAGGCTGTGACGAGCGGTGCGAGCGTTTCAAACGCCAAGGCCATCGGAGACGGTACCGCCCAGGCGGCTATCCTCCAGAACGACGTTGCATACTACGCCTACAACGGCCTCTACATGTTCGAGGGGAGCAAGATTCCGAACATCCGCGGTGTCGCTGCCCTCTACCCCGAGACCATCCAGTTCGTTGTGAGGGCGGACAGCGACATTAAGACCCTCCAGGACTTTAAGGGTAAGAAGGTCGCCATAGGCGCCGCCGGAAGCGGTACCGCGGTGGCCGCCGAGCAGGTCCTCAAGGCAGCTGGAGTTTGGGACAGCATCGAGAAGGTGAACCAGAAGTTCAGCGAGGCCGCCCAGAGCCTCAAGCTCGGCCAAGTTGACGTCGCGGTCATAGTTTCGGGTGCACCCACTCCGGCCGTCAACCAGATAGCGGTTCAGACCCCCGTTCGGGTCATCCCGATACCCGACGACGTCCTCAGCAAGCTCAAGGACCAGGGCTACATATTCTACGTCCGCCAGGTCCTCCCGAAGGACACCTACAACGGCATGGAGGAGGACACCCCGACGATAGCCGTTAAGGCTATGCTCGCCGTCAGTGCAGACCTCCCGGACGACACTGTCTATCAGATGACCAAGATACTCTTCGACAACCTCGACGAACTCCACCAGGTCCACGCCAAGACCAAATACATAAGCCTCGACACGGCCCTCGACGGTATGAGCATCCCGCTCCACCCGGGAGCCATCAAGTACTACGAGGAGAAGGGCATTAGCGTCCCAGCTGAGCTTAAGCCGTGA
- a CDS encoding D-aminoacyl-tRNA deacylase, translating into MKVIMTTKIDPASMNILGKLVENFGFKETERVFDGNPVYSRENTLILTTNDEMIYYDNLDAEIERQLGERPEIIVFASRHSSKQKLPALTTHVTGNWGEAVYGGKDGSLAVAHPAAMKLALLKMNELNDLGWTVCYEATHHGPSELDVPSLFIEIGSSEEEWRNERAGEIIAETIVHVLKNYEKAKFPVAIGIGGGHYAPKQTKRVLETDIAFSHIAPKYVHPVDRQLLLRAIEKTYGGVDAIYVDWKGSRGETRQMARSLAEELGLEFIRD; encoded by the coding sequence ATGAAGGTTATAATGACAACCAAGATCGACCCGGCATCGATGAACATACTGGGAAAGCTCGTGGAGAACTTCGGCTTCAAGGAGACGGAGAGGGTGTTCGATGGCAACCCAGTCTACTCAAGAGAAAATACTCTGATTCTGACCACCAACGACGAGATGATCTACTATGACAACCTCGATGCTGAAATAGAAAGGCAGCTTGGGGAGAGGCCCGAGATAATAGTCTTCGCCTCGAGGCACTCTAGCAAGCAGAAGCTCCCGGCTTTAACCACCCACGTCACTGGCAACTGGGGGGAGGCAGTGTACGGCGGAAAGGACGGGAGCCTGGCTGTAGCGCATCCTGCCGCGATGAAACTTGCCCTCTTAAAGATGAACGAGCTGAACGACCTCGGCTGGACGGTCTGCTACGAGGCCACGCACCACGGGCCAAGCGAGCTCGACGTGCCGAGCCTCTTCATAGAGATAGGCTCAAGCGAGGAAGAGTGGCGCAACGAGAGGGCCGGCGAGATAATAGCGGAAACGATAGTTCACGTACTCAAGAACTACGAAAAGGCCAAGTTTCCCGTAGCAATCGGAATAGGCGGCGGCCACTACGCGCCGAAGCAGACGAAGAGGGTCCTTGAAACTGACATCGCCTTTAGCCACATAGCTCCGAAGTACGTTCACCCCGTGGACAGGCAGCTCCTCCTTAGGGCCATTGAGAAAACCTATGGCGGCGTCGATGCCATCTATGTTGACTGGAAGGGGAGTAGAGGAGAAACGAGGCAGATGGCCAGGAGCCTCGCCGAAGAGCTGGGCCTGGAGTTTATAAGGGACTGA